A window of Komagataella phaffii GS115 chromosome 1, complete sequence contains these coding sequences:
- a CDS encoding Exonuclease component of the nuclear exosome, with amino-acid sequence MKDKVEGVQELFPELANAIRIATAIEAQDIKFYESLDKSLEASVTESSKKLISLTNKILTCLNAKTLKYDPSNIDTDYTEITNGLDSLCERVDILLDKASKPSSTNDVKYLEDSISKDQASRKSSKDMIKPQIEYNYPIDNTESNPFRPLLNQKYNSVVPFEEVHKLVPETDDNPQHHNHPYEFEINSQEYPKWILERREPIVNQPWESTTAIYVETEQQVGDMIDTLSKADVIAVDLEHHDLRTYYGLVCLMQISTRNQDYIVDTLKLRFKLQPLNKVFTDPSIVKVFHGAFMDIIWLQRDLGLYVVSLFDTFHASKLLGFPKHSLAYLLETYAKFKTSKKYQLADWRVRPLTKPLLAYARSDTHFLLYIFDQLNNMLIESGKLSQVLYDSRQVALRRFEYTKFRPNFPTPLVVSPLNDRKEPWKQLLYLYNIPRSRQPVFIALYNWRDEIAREDDESTRYVLPNQLLATITSISPTDVSSLMSCSNIRTPYLKKYATELVEIIKSTLKEGAENQDVKSLTSNGIEKKAENVDYQTVLNSDRLYSHLMDSQKQLDNEALNLLIQDSRILLHSSNVAVSYSKNNVSEESLDERGTSQVLKILAPQALVVSESENEEEEVKTPETKAEPEKEDPREVIVLNRSARSKPQPVVPEVDDQPPLDFAGADKVMLEIEPRKKPKQSRKKRSFDPYAQSNKDPHPEPKKHAKFNENRSAVFKK; translated from the coding sequence atgaaagACAAAGTAGAAGGAGTTCAAGAGCTCTTTCCCGAATTGGCGAATGCCATAAGGATAGCTACAGCTATAGAGGCTCAGGATATTAAGTTTTATGAATCTTTGGATAAATCGTTGGAAGCATCTGTGACGGAATCGAGTAAGAAACTGATCTCTCTTACAAATAAAATACTTACATGTTTGAATGCTAAAACGCTCAAATATGACCCTTCTAATATTGACACTGATTATACAGAGATTACAAATGGCCTGGATAGTCTGTGCGAAAGAGTGGACATTCTTTTAGATAAAGCAAGTAAACCTAGTAGTACGAATGATgtcaaatatttggaagacAGTATCAGCAAAGATCAGGCTAGCAGAAAATCAAGCAAAGACATGATCAAGCCTCAAATCGAATATAATTACCCCATTGACAACACAGAGTCTAATCCTTTCAGGCCTCTACTCAATCAAAAGTATAATAGTGTAGTGCCGTTCGAAGAGGTCCATAAACTTGTCCCGGAGACTGATGACAATCCGCAACACCATAACCACCCTTatgaatttgaaattaaTAGCCAGGAATATCCAAAAtggattttggaaagaagagagCCGATTGTGAATCAGCCTTGGGAGTCGACTACTGCAATTTATGTGGAGACAGAGCAACAAGTCGGAGACATGATAGATACGCTAAGTAAAGCAGATGTCATCGCAGTGGACTTGGAGCATCATGATCTTCGTACTTATTACGGTTTGGTGTGCTTGATGCAAATCAGTACTCGAAACCAGGATTACATTGTTGATACGCTAAAGTTAAGATTCAAACTACAACCCTTGAATAAAGTTTTTACAGACCCCTCTATCGTCAAAGTATTTCATGGAGCATTCATGGATATAATTTGGCTACAAAGAGACCTTGGTCTTTACGTAGTCAGTTTGTTTGATACTTTTCATGCGTCAAAGCTGCTAGGATTTCCTAAGCACAGTTTGGCTTACCTATTAGAAACATATGCAAAGTTCAAGACATCTAAGAAGTACCAACTTGCAGACTGGCGAGTGAGACCATTAACTAAACCATTACTAGCATACGCGAGGTCAGACACCCATTTTCTGTTGTACATTTTTGACCAGTTGAATAATATGCTGATAGAAAGTGGAAAACTTTCTCAAGTTTTGTATGATTCTCGTCAAGTTGCCTTGCGAAGGTTCGAGTATACAAAGTTCAGACCTAACTTTCCTACCCCATTGGTTGTGTCTCCCTTAAATGATCGAAAGGAACCTTGGAAGCAACTTCTTTATCTCTACAATATTCCACGATCAAGACAACCTGTTTTTATCGCATTGTATAACTGGAGAGATGAGATTGCTCGTGAAGATGATGAGTCTACAAGATATGTCCTTCCTAACCAATTGTTGGCGACTATCACAAGTATCAGCCCTACCGATGTTTCCAGTTTGATGTCCTGCTCAAACATAAGAACTCCttacttgaagaaatacGCCACTGAGTTAGTGGAAATTATCAAAAGCACGTTGAAAGAAGGGGCTGAGAACCAGGATGTCAAGTCTCTTACTAGTAATGGTatagaaaaaaaagcaGAGAATGTCGATTATCAGACAGTTTTGAATTCTGATAGATTATACTCCCATCTAATGGACAGCCAAAAACAGTTAGACAATGAAGCACTGAACTTGCTCATCCAGGATTCTAGGATATTACTGCATTCATCCAACGTTGCAGTATcttattcaaagaataaTGTCAGTGAAGAATCGCTAGATGAACGTGGCACTAGTCAGGTACTGAAGATTCTTGCACCCCAAGCGCTAGTTGTAAGTGAATCGGAGAACGAGGAGGAGGAAGTCAAGACTCCAGAAACGAAGGCTGAACCAGAGAAAGAGGATCCAAGAGAAGTGATTGTTTTAAATAGAAGTGCAAGGTCGAAACCACAACCAGTTGTACCAGAGGTAGATGATCAACCACCATTAGATTTTGCAGGAGCAGATAAAGTGATGCTAGAGATAGAGCCCAGGAAAAAGCCCAAGCAATCACGCAAGAAACGTAGTTTTGATCCTTATGCGCAGAGCAATAAAGATCCACATCCTGAACCTAAGAAACACGCTAAGTTCAATGAGAATCGAAGTGCTGTCTTTAAGAAGTAG